TGACGGCTTCAAAGGTGAAAGCCAacacttttaaaaaagtttagtcGTGACAAGATTAAAGTGGGTCATGCTGGCATTTagaacctgtgtgtgtgtgtagagtgGATACTGTGGATTATGCAACCAGTGGAGTCTAAAAATTGTGCTGCACTCTGACTGGTCTTTTCTGCGCTCATACTTGTGGTCTCACCCCATCCACAGGCAGAGAAGCAGGGAGAGGCTGAATTTCCTTCCATTACAAATACATGTGTCAGCTTCTAAGTGCACAAGAAAAGAAGACTGTCGGTTCAAATCCCAGGACTTGAGGAACCTTAAAACCTCCCTCTATTTACAACACCAAGCTTCGCTAATGCGCTGCAGGCTGGCACGCATTCATAGTAGAGTACCACATTCTTTCTCAACGAGCCCAAAAAGCAAAACCAACTTCCACAAAattgtgtgatttaaaaaaaaatttaaataaaaaaaaataaaaaaagtttcgGGGGCGTGAGAGGGTGGTGGTTGTGGGGGGTTGGGCTGGAGTTGTATTTCATTTTCAAGGCGTGGTGTTAAAGAATAGACGGCCAACCGGTGaatggaagtttttttttttcctcgggGAGGAGGCGGCTCCTCGAAAAAAGTTTGCACCGACTTGAGCTCGCCCCTCCCCGGCCACGCAACATTTATACGAAGGCTTAGAGCTCCCAGCAAAGCACTCTGGCTCAGCGCTTCTTAAGGGGAGGAAATAAAACCACCTACAACTCAACAACACAAACTTAACCCccctctttccctccctcctgTTTCTTCCACGGACTTAAACCTGCACATAAGCTTTTTAAGCAACTTttcaaaagttttatttttttccacaaccAAAAACCAGTCGTGGCACAAACTACCGCTCGTCGCATTCAAGGATCCTGCTCGGTCCTCCATGAAAGAGGCAGTGCGGCAGCAAGTTTGGGGAAAAGAGATGTCAGCGACCGTCTTGTCAGCTTTCTACGACATGGACATGCTTTATAAGGTAAAGTTTGACGCTTTAAGAGTCTTGTTCTGAGTGAGTTTTGTGCCTGAAGTGGCGTACTAACTTGAGCACAGTTTGCATGTGTTCGACTGCAACAAGTTGTAAATACTGCAGGCGCAGTCTTTACGCCATGTGCTCAAAACAGTAACGCAGTTAACTGTCCGAGACGCTAACTTGGTGTCATTTCTTCCCAGCAGCAAGATAAAAGCATGAACATGAACGCCCTCCACATCAACAGCATGCTGGACAAGAAGGCGGTGGGAGCTCCGGTTGGCGCTCCCGGCTCCGGCGGCGCCTTCACGCCGGGATTTTACCGCAGAAACTCGACCAGCAACGTGGAGGCGATGAACAACGGCAACAAGTTCTCCATGGGCACCTACGGCAGCCTCAAGGAGAACACGCCGAGCAGCAACAGCAGCGCCACGGCCCTCATTAACAAGGAGAACAAGTTTCGCGACCGCGCTTACAGCGAGAACGGAGAGCGCGGCGTGCTGCAGCAGAAGCCCGGCTCACAGATCAACTCCACCCGCTACAAGACCGAGCTGTGTCGGCCCTTCGAGGAGAACGGCTCCTGCAAGTACGGCGAAAAATGTCAGTTCGCTCACGGCTACCACGAGCTGAGGAGCTTGTCCCGCCACCCCAAATACAAAACTGAGCCGTGCCGCACCTTCCACACCATCGGCTTCTGCCCGTACGGTCCCCGCTGTCACTTTATCCACAACGCCGACGAGCGCCGGCCCGCTCCGCCCGCCAACGCTAACGTGCAGACGGTGGAGCCCAGATCGGCTCGCGAGCTCTGCGGCTACGGCCAGAGAGAGGTCCTGCCGCCGCAACAGCAGCTCGGCTACACCCAGAGGGACAGACCAAAGCTTCACCACAGTCTCAGCTTCTCCGGCTTCTCCACCCACCACGGACTGGAGTCTCCCTTGCTCGACAGCCCGACGTCCCGGACCCCTCCGCCTCCCACCTCAGCCTCCTCCTGCACCTCCGCCCACAGCTACTACAACGACGACGTTCTGTCCCCGAACTCCGTGCCGTGCATCAACAGTGCCTTCTCTTTCCCCGGACAGGACCTAAAAGCCTTACTGGCCCCGCTGACTGTGCACACCAGCAGCAGCTACGCCAACAACCACTCCGCCGGTGCCTACTACGGGAACGTGCAGAGCAGCGTGTGCCCGCCTTCCCCTCCGACCTACAACATGAGCCACTTGCAGGCGCTGCGCCGCCTCAACGAGTCGCCGGTGTTCGATCCTCCTCCCAGCCCGCCAGACTCGCTCTCTGACCGGGAGAGCTATGCGAGCGGGTCCCTCAGCTCTTCCGGGAGCCTCAGCGGCTCCGAGTCCCCGAGTCTGGATGCTGGAAGACGTTTGCCAATCTTCAGCAGGCTGTCGATTTCAGATGACTAatcacacttttcttttttctttatttttttttttcatatggaTTATGATGGACGAGTCAGGGGAGGTGGGTTGTCAGTGAGTGAGAGACTGTCCTTCAAAGCAGAGGATCCCAGGATCCCACCCCACTGCCCTCATTTCAGCAGTATCCATCCCTGCTGAAGTGCCTTCGTGCAAGACTTTTAAAATCTCTACCAGCTCTAAGGGTGCTGACCCTGCTCCGACCTCGCTGGAGGGGGGCAAGAGGAGAGTCTCACCCGCAGAGATCAATAAAGCTTCAGTTTAAAGTGTCCTTGACCTGGCATTAGtctagtatttttttctttatatgtaATATAGCTGTATTAAAACTTAGATAGCAAACAGAAGGCATTCCATCAGTGCCTTGCCCAAGGGCTCATGGCAGCCCCCTTCTCCCTTATTGTTGCTCTATCAGGCAAGCCACACTTTTCCTGGgattaggtgtgtgtgtgcgcgtgcgtgtgtgtgtgtgtgtgtgtgtaacatgaCTTGACAAGAAGAAGAGACTGTAAGCGGTTTCAGATTTCCTCCCATCCTGCCAAGAAAATGCCTTGACTTAAagtaacattatttttttttttcatcctcttcttctttcctctgaAAGCTTCAACTTCCATTCCAGATCTGTCTCTCACCCAGCGCCACCCAGTGGTTCGTTTGGTTAGTGTAGTTTGTTGCTTGGTTAAAAAGCACTCTTGAGTTGGGCTTGTTTGGGGAAATCACTGCTGATGgttgaatatatatttttttagctgtttcttttttttctcttcttttttgagTGATTTACATAGCGGTGCATAACTGGCTATGGACTATTTAACTTATTTATTatcttgtgaaaaaaaaagtataggcTACATTGGTAATTTGTGTCCATACTGTATTTATCAAGTATGATGAAGCAATAGATCTATAttcttttatgtttaaattatgATCGCCATTATTAATCTGCATAAAGTGGAGTGTATGTTCTTTTCACagtaatatatatattgttttttttctcctttttttgtaacttcacttggttatttttattgtaaatgagtaaaaaaaaatcttaatttaaGAGAACGTATGtgatatttatttcattaattttgtttccttgtttacgtttattaaaaaaagtttGCGTGATTGCTGTTTGCTCCTGAGGTTGTGTGTCAGAGCTGTAGaaggctttcttttttttatttcttttttgaggatCCTTATTTAGATGTGTCTGTAGAATGTATAAACAATGGTTTGTCATAGACCGTCCAAACCTTCGTTCCTCTTTTCGTTGATCTAGATCAGACTTCAGTGACAAAGAACCCGAGTCAATAAATTAaccaaaaagtattttttttttttcctttttcattttctgtttgcacGAGGTCACACTGTGATTCCAGCCACGTGCTAAAGAATGTAG
The Pelmatolapia mariae isolate MD_Pm_ZW linkage group LG13, Pm_UMD_F_2, whole genome shotgun sequence DNA segment above includes these coding regions:
- the zfp36l2 gene encoding mRNA decay activator protein ZFP36L2 isoform X1, translated to MKEAVRQQVWGKEMSATVLSAFYDMDMLYKQQDKSMNMNALHINSMLDKKAVGAPVGAPGSGGAFTPGFYRRNSTSNVEAMNNGNKFSMGTYGSLKENTPSSNSSATALINKENKFRDRAYSENGERGVLQQKPGSQINSTRYKTELCRPFEENGSCKYGEKCQFAHGYHELRSLSRHPKYKTEPCRTFHTIGFCPYGPRCHFIHNADERRPAPPANANVQTVEPRSARELCGYGQREVLPPQQQLGYTQRDRPKLHHSLSFSGFSTHHGLESPLLDSPTSRTPPPPTSASSCTSAHSYYNDDVLSPNSVPCINSAFSFPGQDLKALLAPLTVHTSSSYANNHSAGAYYGNVQSSVCPPSPPTYNMSHLQALRRLNESPVFDPPPSPPDSLSDRESYASGSLSSSGSLSGSESPSLDAGRRLPIFSRLSISDD
- the zfp36l2 gene encoding mRNA decay activator protein ZFP36L2 isoform X2: MKEAVRQQVWGKEMSATVLSAFYDMDMLYKQDKSMNMNALHINSMLDKKAVGAPVGAPGSGGAFTPGFYRRNSTSNVEAMNNGNKFSMGTYGSLKENTPSSNSSATALINKENKFRDRAYSENGERGVLQQKPGSQINSTRYKTELCRPFEENGSCKYGEKCQFAHGYHELRSLSRHPKYKTEPCRTFHTIGFCPYGPRCHFIHNADERRPAPPANANVQTVEPRSARELCGYGQREVLPPQQQLGYTQRDRPKLHHSLSFSGFSTHHGLESPLLDSPTSRTPPPPTSASSCTSAHSYYNDDVLSPNSVPCINSAFSFPGQDLKALLAPLTVHTSSSYANNHSAGAYYGNVQSSVCPPSPPTYNMSHLQALRRLNESPVFDPPPSPPDSLSDRESYASGSLSSSGSLSGSESPSLDAGRRLPIFSRLSISDD